The window ttcaaatactagCCCACTTACAATGTAAAAGGAAATGTGGGTTGTCTTCACATCCTTAAGAAAAAGACGACATCAACTAACTAAGATAAGACATTTGTGCATACATCTATCAACAGTTAGAATATTATCGTGAATCACACTCCACTCAAAAAAAGAAATCTTAGTATGAATATTAGACTTCCATAATTTCTCCCAACACAGTATCAAAGAGATAACAATGTCAATGTCAAATAAAATTATCCAAATTCATCTTTCAATGTGATACAGTAGTTCCTCTATATTAACTTGCcttgaattttaaatgattagttataaaattatatatttatatacataaatataaattaaatatataaagtgatATGGTAGTTCATGGGTTTATGTAGACAATATAAACCATAATTCAATATTGCGATTATTGGTGGTTAACATTCGGCAATATAAAGTGTTTATGATCGATACAGACCAAAATTCGAAATCTCGCGAATTATTAGTTAGTCGGAGTGAAATCACGATATAAAAGAGATATAAGAGATCTGTTGACCAATCTGATGTAAGGAGATGAGTTGGATTAGATTGGTGGTAAATAATCTTTTAAGGAGCTAGGCTTGAGTGTGAATTTCTTTCTAATCTTCCTCCTCAATAtggtattataaaaataactatttcTAGATTAGGTTTATCTTATAGTGATGGATTGTGATTATGCCCACTATACTTTTATACAACAAATGGTAAaatcaaaatagaaaattaattccccttttatattattacaaaactTTCATTTGTGCAACTAAATGCATGCACAGTATTTTTCAAGCTAATGTGAATAAACTGAATCAAAAGGattcaataattttgttaaataaactGAAAAAAACTTTAAGAAATTGAACAAATCAATTTAACgtgaataattaaattatatatttttttttaatacagaGAAATTAGTATGTCATTCAATAAATAGaactttcatttttcatttttatttaagactttaagtaaaaaaaataataataattaaactaaattaaaccGACCTTTAACCTTAATTAGTCAACcagatttaaaaagaaaaatccggaaAATAGTGGCGTGCCCTTTCCTTAGCTTTTGTGACAATCAAGAAAGGAGATTTGCTTATATTAAATTACTCtattttatagtattttttagTTGATCTCTTACCGTTCAATTGAAAATCATTTGACAAAAGCAATAAAATTTCCTAAAAAGAGTATTATCGTACAAAGGCATATCATATCGAATCCTAATATATTTTGGTCACCGTCAAGATTCTAGCAATGGTCTTTTGATTTTCCAGTGGAGGTGTTAgctctcaaataaataaattattcaataatggacgataaatatattttagttaaaataataaccATAGATTTATACTCacaagttatttattttaaccaaaattaaagCGATAGTTAAGCAAATAACTCATTTGTCGGGATTGTTTTCTTTAGTTAGATTTGTTTGTTTAAGTTATGATTAGATGcaagaaaaaaacttttattttttttaaaataaaaatcaaaaagattacaaattatatttatgtagttgtgatttatttttatcatcatttttgCGACCTTAGCAAAGAATAATAGATCATTTAAGATAcattttctctttaaaaaaataataatatatgtttttatgaaTAAGGTTGAAAGTTAAAATTTCTCTGATTGCCACCAACACtctgaaaatgaatatttgaaaagtgattttttttttgaattatttggataaattattaaaatataattttatattatataaagtaCATAGCATAGTATGAATAATTTGATGGTTAATTAGATGGAATTATGACTCtggaatatttattaaattaactaaattcTACAATAATTATGGGATCCATATTGAGTTGTTtgtttttatgaataaatttaaattcaacctAGTTATGtagtttatatttaatcaacCCCTATATTCGACCATATATCggtaaattaaatatattgatttagttgagaaataaattattcttatttttagttaaaataattatttataaatataataagtttatattattttaaacaaaagtaTCACATTATATACAAATAGCTCATCAAACCTAGATGATCTTACTTAGGACCGACTCTACCGACTCTGAGTTAGTTTGGCAATTATTTAGacattaaataattcatattcaacctctcataataatttaaaacttttatattaaacaagaaggtaaaataaaatgagtatattataaaattgtttggttaatcataacattaattaatataataaaatctgattatttttttttaaaaataattttattaaattttataaattacctCTTAATCACATAATTATCATTTAATCaacttattttatcaattaaaatattcttatttttaatttgaaataaaatatatattttagtaattaaactaattaaaaattcaaattatatattttttttaccaaacaattttttttcaacaaaacataaaaaaattaaaaaaacataatcaaattaaatcactacaaatccaaattatttaaattgactATAAATTCGATCATAGTAAATCAAGAACATTAATCCGGTTTTATAACGACCCATCAAATGTTTTTCAATTTgaatagatataaatattaaccactaaattaatatatataattaatcagttattaattaaaatattatataaagtaAATGTTCCAATCTAAGTTTAGCCCGGAatagtttgtaaaaataatatcgAATATAACCCATAAAAGAACAAGCCCGTGAACATTTGAATTAGATCCAAATAACCTCATATATAAATCTTGTTTGGAATCCTATTTTGATTGCATGCTCAATTTTAACTTTTGACTTCTTACTTTCTAccttttactttttacttttttagtttttagtttttagtcATAAGTCCTGATAAATGATGACAGAGCGAAAAAGAGAAATAACAGAACAAAAGTAAGAATTAGAAAGAAGTGATAAACATTGTTACCAAACCAAACAAGGCCGTGTCAGCACCACCAGCAAAAGCATGATCAATTGACATCACTTTCAtatcctctctctctctaagataGACAAGAACAAACCTTTATTTTCCCTCGTATTCCTTTCCTTTTCCCACTGCCAAAATCCCAATTTCAGATAACATGTTCTgaaaaaccctaaccctaatctgtacatacatacatacatacatacatacatacccTCATCGTTCTTCTTCAATCCTGATTCTGTaacaacaatcaacatgtcttcttcttctccttttctTCTCTTATTCACCCTTCTCCTCTCTCTGCCCCTAATCTTTCTCTATGCCCCGACCTTCATCTTCCATCCAAGACACTCACAAATCTCCACCGCAGACGAGCTCGACGATCTAGCTCTCTTCCGCCGAACCGCTCTCACCTCCGTCGCCCACCGCCGTTCCCGCACCTCAGTTTCTCATCTCGGACCCACCCACCATAAACCCAAAATCGCTTTCCTATTCCTCACCAACACCAATCTCCATTTCGCCCCTCTTTGGGAAAAATTCTTCAAAGGAAACGAACGATTCTACAACATATACGTCCACGCATATCCCTCTTCCGCAGTTTCCTCCCCGGGCGGCGTTTTCGAAAACCGATTCATCGCCGCCAAGAACACACAACGCTCGTCTCCAACGCTTATATCAGCCGCCCGCCGCCTCCTCGCCACCGCCATTCTCGACGACCCATTAAACTCCTACTTCGCCCTCGTCTCCCAGCACTGCATTCCCCTGCACTCATTCCGATTCACTTACAGAACCCTGTTCCCCGGGTCAACCCGCGAGTTGACTCACCCAACAAGCTATATCGAAATCCTCTCCGATGAACCGCAGCTCTGGGACAGGTACACAGCCAGGGGAGATGACGTGATGTTGCCGGAGGTTCCATTTGAGAAATTCCGGGTCGGGTCTCAGTTCTATGTACTTGCCCGGCGCCATGCTCTTCTGATTGTAAAGGATCGGAAACTATGGAGTAAATTTCGATTACCATGTATAAACGCTGATTCGTGCTACCCTGAAGAACACTACTTTCCTACTCTTTTGTCAATGGCGGATCCGAAAGGATGCAGCCATTACACTCTAACTCGAGTTAATTGGACGGGAAGCACCGACGGGCACCCGTATACTTATTCCCCGCCGGAGGTATCATCGGAGCTTATTGGGCGGCTGAGACAATCAAATTCAACTAGATATTCATACTTATTTGCTCGAAAATTCTCGCCGGATTGTTTGGAACCTTTACTGAGATTGGAGGAGAAGATTATCTTTCGCGATTGAAGTGAATCGTCGTCGATAATCCGGTAAGATTTCTTGACCTTTCAGCTTGTTGTGTTAAGTTAAGAGTTCAAGTGAAATTGAGCTTTGGTGAGTCGAATCAACTCGACTCAGTTCAACTCGTTAAAGTGCGAGTTCTATGTTGCTTTTGATCAAAAGGTTTATGATGACGTGTCTAATTACCGACTTGAGTTTTCATTACGTGTTAGTCTTATCTTTTGgttttgttatttcattttttaagcAAAGTCATTgactatatttcttttaaatttattgaattttatttatttatttacttagagcttgaattatttagaaattagaaagaaaaaaattgtttgatttagacaaattattaaaataatttaagtaaatattatatatatatatatatattgaatttgtGATTATTTGATGATAAATCTTAACAAATAACAATAGATTCATTGAATGGGTGAGAGTACTTATCTATGGTGTCTTTTTCAATggagtttttttctttttgtgatTGCATGAATCATGCCTAAATCTCATATTTTAtaaccttaaattaattaattacctaacATTAGATAtttggtttttaattttaattaatatttcaattaatttgtttttatcttgTCTTGTTATTGGGTCACGCATGTGGCCAAATCTAAATAGTAATATTGTACAAATAAGTTTATATACGTGAGGTCCTCTAAAACTGACCAGTGTTTTGTCTTTTTGCTGTTTGTCAGGTGGTCATGCCTCGTTTGTTTGCTTGCCGCCTCTTTATATTTCTGGTGGAGactaaaaaaaagattaaaatcaGGGTGTGGGCTCTGAAGGTGGTATCTATAATAAGTATGTGGCCCAAGGAGAAGTCCAGGGCTAGGCCCATTGGGCCGTGAAAATTCAGGATTGGTTAATGTGTGTGTGTTTTGACAGGGACCAACTAAAAAGATAGTGGGTCCTTTTCACTTTTTACTCTCTCTTGTCTCTTCTCTTGGTAAAATGTAAATAGACAGAGAATTGATAAGAAGAAGAGGTTGCTAAAAGAAGCATAAAAGAAGACAGTATAAGGAGTGCCCTAAAAATGGAGGGTTGCTTCTCTTATTTCTTCTTCTGCTCATCATTAAATGTGTGTGTTAGTGtgtatttgataaataaagtgCAGTTTCCATTTGTTCGTCCAATGATAAGAGATAGGTTTAAGAGATTAAAAGGTTGCGGGTAGCGTTTTAAATATAAGTGGAGAGGAAAGACTAGTACGCGGTGTCACCCATTCAAAAGAATggacaaaatttaaaatttgtaaaatctattatttatttaaaactgtAAAATACTTTGAaagaacattatttttatatataatcaaagatttatttattggctatttaaaaaatatatatataattaagtataaaataattaaacaataatggtaaataaatgacattataaagaaaattatttacaaaattaattattttaaataataattaaaaaatcatttataaatataaattcaatttttttttttagtaaaatcaTAAACTAGTAAGAATTCTCCCCTCTAAAATCCTAATATTTTAAGAgtcaattttaatgtaaaattttaattaaaaaaatcattaattgaTTGCAAAGTAGTGAACACCCAATTATTTAAATCTGGACACGAACATTTAGACTGtccaaagaatatttttttgttttgttttgaaaatgtaagaataaaaaagaaattaagagtgtgtttgatcaaattaaaatttaagtacTTAATGTTCAATTTAAATGTCAAATTACATTTACAATTAcacattttgattaattaaactCATATTTTGTATGTTCATATTCTACTATTGAATTAAGTTATTTCTCTTTTAGTTTATGGAATTAAGTTAAGCTTTAAATTATACTTTAGCAAAGAgttgaactattttaaataatatttatcacaTAAAGTTTGCATTTTAACATCTTAATGAACGAtgattcttctctttcttaaaTAAGATTATGGTATGTTAGATgtgtataatataattaaaattggacatcaaatttaataatagttaaaaataaaatacaattcaaatattatgtttgaatatatcattaaattataactttaaaGTGAGAATGATCATGTTGAATCTAAGAGTTATATACATTCCAATtctattgaaattataaatatattttttttaattaccaaacaaataaataatcaatttgGAATTGGGGTCctcaatttcaatttgatcaaatcaaGAAGATTAGGTAAGCGATATGTACATTTGTACGTAAGTTAAAAGATTGTATTGGTGTTTTAGTTGTATccaaaataaggaaaaaaaaagtaGGTATTAATTATGAAGTGGGCCACCTGACAAAGCtttgttattatataataataataataatatatgatgGTTATAAGTTAACAACTGgcaatacttttatttatttattaaatttttagttAAATGAGCAACTtgcatcaataattttttatttattaatttttagttaaattaaatattttcatcctTTTAAAGGAATGGATTagtttaaaatgataataataattatttaacataagAAGTTAAGACTCCACAATCCATTATTTCAACTtaaatttaagtgaaaaataatatttttagaattactATTCTACCtgaattattttaatgagttaaaaaattaatattatatttaaaatatcttattagattaaaaattaaaaataaaaattaattaaaatattattttaaaaattatataattagtgaACACATTATAGTAcctcaaataataaaaatgttaggtCTGATTCTGAtgggagttttttaaaaaaatttagaaattgaaaaaacaaTGATTGTCGATGATTTTTAAGAGGCAATAGTTATTTTTAGTGAAAAAATTTAaaggtatttatatataaataaaataaaaaaataataatttaaaatatatgttattttaatattttttgttaataaaataagtaatgtaattattgagaaataattaattaaaaaattaattttgtttgaatttttataaaaaactcaaaatgaaccagactttataaaaaaaattataaaacatatttcaGTTCACTAAAATCAGTTAAGTTGAAACAAAAGCTCGATGATGTAggtgttaaattattataaaaattatattattgaccaaaacattattaaaatacaaatcaaaagtcatttaaaataaaagtattttgtttttttttcataaaagttCATAGATCTATCAATattaaaacttaacaaaataatgaaagtggattatgagaataatataattaataatatatttgtagtatttatttaaatcttacAAGCTCAatcatttgatttaaaaaaggaaagaaaaatatgtttgaagataatataattaagatattttttttagatgaatattgtttgaacataatattaaatattaaaaaattagtatgATTTCACaataatattagattattatgaaataaaaataataaatttaaaaaaaaaaaacagaaaagcaAGTCTACGAATCAATGTGTCATATCATGTGGGTAGGAGAGTTTAAAATGTCTCGAAACAATCATTTTATGTTCCGAAATGGTCATTTCAGGACAAAAAAAAGAAAGGACTGTTTCAGGACCTAAAATGAGCGTTTTTGGGACGTGTGGACAACTTGGCAGGCCACGTCGAATTCGTGGACTTGATTTTGATTTCGctgatttttttattgagtttattattactcttatcaaaattataatattgaaattattatcatttgttatatgttgtaaattattatatatttgattattcttttattaaataagttagACTAAGATTTTGCACATAAATTCTAGActaatatttagatatttgtaatttttaagtAGTGTTTTTATGTGATATTAgaagatataatattattgatataatacaAACCGATGGTATTTTAATATgatattgatataaatttatattttttaccgTTTATATATCgggtataaaattgtaactatTCTAATTCTCTACATATAACACActttttatatacttaatttttaattttttattataccttttattaatttttatatataacttattagagaaatgattgggaggaaatttgagtgattttttttttttttttaaagagaatgACGTGGAAAAATTgcaaaaagttaataaaatttatctctctttttctcttctcaccttttatcattttttcaaccGGTGATATAGTAACACATTATTCCCTTTTCCAAATTTTCTTCCCTTATTACTAttcaacttattattatataatatatttacatgtatttttttaatattattattatatataataattttaatattatatattttaattagtccaatattataattaaaaattatatatttatttttataatgataatttaattatttattattattataattttctatattttaattaaattataaataacattttttattatatatattatatttattttattacaattattaatcatacttaaattaaataaatataatttacattattaaatattataattaatttttatattataattaagattacattagttattaaatatagtaattataatattaaataataataatataataatttataataataaatatattaaaataataattattattatataaaaataaattgaatcacATTTccactttaatttattaaaagataaaattgtcattttattcttatattacattttatactattataatttGTAACCTCGGGAACGCCCCCACGTGTCTGAACGATATGTGGTAATACGGAAAAAACCCGAAAAAAACCCGATGTTACTCGTGGCTCGAGATTCAAatctttaaaatgaaatatttattttttaaaagattttgaaattaCCTAggaactttaaaaattaatcacgtaaaaaataattaattttattcaaatttgaataatctggagatcaaataataatttgattaaaacttggtttaaattaattaaacataactaatttaaaagattatatatttaaaaacagagtcaccaaatgattttagaaaaattagtaCATTTTACttgtataaacgtactttatatCATAGTTTCTATAAGGGGTTCAATTTTTAGTTACATTCGGGAAAGGCTTTCACGATATGTCCTCTACGCCAGCCTAAGgacggttttattttttaaataaaagtttgtctattacaaaatttatttcctttaattagtagtctagggGTTCAACACAAGGATATTTTAGattgcgtaaataattgtacaaaattatttaaaacgtCATATCtacgattgcgttgatataaaactaagtaaaaaccctaaaaaatatatcagaaaagtgttagaatttgaaaataaatttcaaacgggGCCCTAGGCAAAATACttgtttaggaaatatcccaaaaatattaaatattattttctaacctttcgagattatttgaaaatgtgttgggttccaaaattacaaaaaaaaaattgaatttgaaaagtgaaaccaaaTAGGCCCTAAGACCGAAGTCCTATGGTCTGAGTTCGTTTTTGCCGATCTAGGCTCGAAcgggctcggtctagaccggGGTGATTTGGATCAAGGCTCGGGAGCGTGGGTCCATGGATCTAGAGGGCTCAGTCTTGGGTTCGAAAGGCTCGACCCTAAACTTTGACTACTCGTTCCTAGGCTTAAGAGGCTCGGTCCCAGGTCAAGTTTGTTGGTCTAGTGCTTCGATCCTATGGTTAAGAGGTTCTCGATCCTAGGTTAAGAGAAGGCTCGGTCCCAGGTTAGAAAAATCGGTCATAGGCTAAAGAGAGTGCTCGATCCTTCCTTAAGAACATTGGTCATAATCCTCGATActagctcaagaacaccggtcctagtcctcggtcctaactcaaaaACACCGACCTAAGTCAAAAAATTTTGGTTTGGGTTCATCGGTCCCAGACTAATtttcatcggtcctaggttttgaTCAGGACCGagaaacatcggtcctaggttttgaTCAGGATCGAGAAACATCGGTCCTGGACTAAACCcaaggaccgagtgttcttgaattggtcaagaaTTGTAGGTCTCATATCTTTTGATATAGATCATAGAATCATCATCTGTAAGTTGGAAACAACTTATATGATTGTGGCGAataaaaccctaaccctaatcatGATCAATCGATTCTTACAAGGATCAATTTCTAAAAACCTTTTAGATCAAAATTTGGTAACTTTTGAATTAGGCCATCTCAAagcctaattcttgttccaatagctttgaaatgatgaacatagacgaacacaaccaaaacaagaacatcattcaagctctgtaacaacttttaaaattaaaattcaaacttatatttttcaaaattttagttgaatcaaacatgatcgggatgttgTTGTAATGATTTGGAAATcgtcctaacatgtttacaaacatgtttagaagctttttgaatcaaaattcaattttaaaagcTCAAGATCATgtatttcaaaaaatccagaatttcaattcaattttttgtttttttcgttTAAGCttgatattattaaaactttttCAATAGAAAATTCATGCAACATCCAGaaaatgattctaaacaaagaaatcacataattGAATCTTAGAacagatcaaac is drawn from Impatiens glandulifera chromosome 3, dImpGla2.1, whole genome shotgun sequence and contains these coding sequences:
- the LOC124930815 gene encoding glycosyltransferase BC10-like, with amino-acid sequence MSSSSPFLLLFTLLLSLPLIFLYAPTFIFHPRHSQISTADELDDLALFRRTALTSVAHRRSRTSVSHLGPTHHKPKIAFLFLTNTNLHFAPLWEKFFKGNERFYNIYVHAYPSSAVSSPGGVFENRFIAAKNTQRSSPTLISAARRLLATAILDDPLNSYFALVSQHCIPLHSFRFTYRTLFPGSTRELTHPTSYIEILSDEPQLWDRYTARGDDVMLPEVPFEKFRVGSQFYVLARRHALLIVKDRKLWSKFRLPCINADSCYPEEHYFPTLLSMADPKGCSHYTLTRVNWTGSTDGHPYTYSPPEVSSELIGRLRQSNSTRYSYLFARKFSPDCLEPLLRLEEKIIFRD